Proteins from a single region of Methanotorris igneus Kol 5:
- a CDS encoding ATPase, T2SS/T4P/T4SS family → MGLLDRIQKKSVKTTAEPETKKEMERKETIKDAEPKTIESKITPKINLSKDASEIILDTYRVAIGDIEMDVFIKKKGSMIYYEISELDKIKQALSKLTEDHIKTIKSDISERLFTQLEQIKEYLTNFADRRNITFNKDELDCLAKYFYLLIGRLGLLEVPLNDPRLEEVMVNGWNLPAFVFHRKYQMCETNIVLDEGELTRIIENIAYLANRTIDARTPMLDAFLPDGSRVNATTQDVTLNGATLTIRKFTKDPLTITDLIKFGTFDLETAAFLWQAVEGYFGAKPANTLIVGGTGSGKTTTLNVLSMFAMYTDRIITIEDTPELQIPHKHVIRMITRPPRPGVPGYEITMDDLIKNALRMRPDRILVGEVRGKEAHSLLVAMNTGHDGALHYDANIMLNNGMEKIGEFCEAFFDGNIETYKNHEYVDISDENITIKSLNKKSLKCEKKRILRVWRTKYNGYLYKIKTEDGGEIVATNDHPFYTLNGIIYEKNAEFLKCGDFIAVPTNGTDELEKFENTGKILRDIREHLNMNPSELEEITGINSETIKQYENSSVISKDDLRTLVENIKEKYSEKLKSNYYNKSKKLNERLDSLVTSRKLNHLLALCNDITWKRVVSIEKVKYDGYVYDLTVEDNHTYMAGNTGMFYVSNCSGTLHANSADEAILRLISPPMNVPKIMITSLNFIINQQRIRRNKKTVRRILDIVEIVSGDGVQISKTTLFEYDGITDSLIKKGICMWEEEVCEIAGITRDELMDDRINRKKVLKYMVDNNIHKLEDVAPIIMAYQEDPEKLLRSLHL, encoded by the coding sequence ATGGGACTTCTTGATAGAATTCAGAAGAAAAGCGTAAAAACTACTGCAGAACCTGAAACTAAAAAAGAAATGGAAAGAAAAGAAACAATTAAAGATGCTGAGCCAAAAACTATAGAATCCAAAATAACACCCAAAATAAATCTTTCTAAAGACGCATCTGAAATAATATTAGACACTTACAGAGTTGCTATCGGGGATATTGAAATGGATGTATTCATTAAGAAAAAAGGTAGTATGATATACTACGAAATCTCAGAACTTGATAAAATAAAACAGGCACTATCAAAACTAACAGAGGATCATATAAAAACAATAAAATCAGATATTTCAGAACGTCTATTTACACAATTAGAACAAATTAAAGAATATTTAACAAATTTTGCTGACAGACGTAATATAACATTTAATAAAGATGAATTGGATTGCTTAGCAAAATACTTTTACTTATTAATAGGAAGGTTGGGTTTATTAGAAGTCCCGTTAAACGATCCAAGATTAGAAGAGGTTATGGTTAATGGTTGGAATTTGCCAGCATTCGTATTCCACAGAAAATATCAGATGTGTGAAACTAACATTGTTTTAGATGAGGGGGAATTAACAAGAATCATTGAAAATATTGCATATCTTGCAAATAGAACAATAGATGCAAGAACTCCTATGCTTGATGCATTCTTACCAGATGGTAGTAGGGTGAATGCAACAACACAAGATGTTACATTAAATGGGGCAACATTAACAATCCGTAAATTTACAAAAGACCCATTAACAATAACCGACTTAATTAAATTTGGAACATTTGATTTGGAAACTGCAGCATTTTTATGGCAAGCCGTTGAAGGATATTTTGGAGCAAAACCTGCCAACACCTTAATTGTAGGGGGAACAGGTTCTGGTAAAACAACAACATTAAACGTATTGTCCATGTTTGCCATGTATACAGATAGGATAATAACGATTGAAGATACACCAGAATTGCAAATTCCACATAAGCACGTTATAAGGATGATTACACGTCCTCCAAGACCTGGTGTTCCAGGATATGAGATAACCATGGATGACTTAATTAAAAACGCCCTGAGGATGAGACCTGATAGGATACTCGTTGGGGAAGTTAGGGGGAAAGAAGCCCACTCATTACTTGTTGCTATGAACACAGGTCACGATGGAGCATTGCATTATGATGCAAATATAATGCTTAACAATGGCATGGAAAAGATCGGAGAGTTCTGTGAGGCATTCTTTGATGGAAACATTGAGACATACAAGAATCATGAGTATGTTGATATCTCTGATGAGAATATAACAATAAAGAGTTTAAACAAAAAATCCCTAAAATGTGAGAAAAAAAGAATCTTGAGGGTTTGGAGAACAAAATACAACGGCTATCTATATAAGATAAAAACTGAAGATGGTGGGGAAATAGTAGCAACAAATGATCACCCATTTTATACTCTAAATGGAATAATATATGAGAAAAATGCAGAGTTCTTAAAATGTGGGGATTTCATTGCCGTGCCAACTAATGGCACTGATGAATTAGAGAAGTTCGAAAATACTGGAAAGATACTGAGAGATATAAGAGAACACCTAAATATGAATCCATCAGAATTGGAAGAAATTACTGGCATTAATTCAGAAACAATTAAGCAGTATGAAAATTCAAGTGTAATATCAAAAGATGATTTGAGAACACTCGTTGAAAATATTAAGGAAAAATACTCAGAAAAATTAAAGTCAAACTACTATAACAAATCAAAAAAATTAAATGAAAGATTAGACAGTTTAGTTACAAGTAGAAAGTTGAATCACCTATTGGCATTATGCAATGACATAACATGGAAAAGAGTAGTATCCATTGAAAAAGTAAAATATGATGGATATGTATATGATTTAACCGTTGAAGATAACCATACATACATGGCTGGAAATACTGGGATGTTTTATGTTTCCAACTGCTCTGGGACATTACACGCAAACAGTGCTGATGAGGCAATATTAAGATTAATAAGCCCCCCAATGAACGTCCCAAAAATCATGATCACATCATTAAACTTCATAATAAACCAACAAAGAATTAGGAGAAACAAAAAAACAGTTAGAAGAATATTGGATATAGTTGAAATTGTAAGTGGAGATGGGGTACAAATTAGCAAAACCACATTGTTTGAGTATGATGGTATTACAGATTCCCTCATCAAAAAAGGTATCTGCATGTGGGAAGAAGAGGTTTGTGAAATTGCAGGAATTACAAGGGATGAATTGATGGACGATAGGATAAATAGGAAAAAGGTCTTAAAGTATATGGTGGACAACAACATCCATAAACTTGAAGATGTGGCTCCAATAATAATGGCATATCAAGAAGATCCGGAAAAATTATTACGTTCCCTCCACTTATAA
- a CDS encoding type II secretion system F family protein: MVEISVENIKKFFKKISKRIDDFLIKIGLKRKRIRFRTAWEEYLRRMSSGEEALTFYEPFIEDTPMDVRDIDDLFGDDLGIFEKYSKSLSYWITHTSFLPSKRDFQYIGISDEKKYFAKVLLASLGTFILLFLYGAILNNNPISGILNGFIFAGGLMIAGIFYPKLKLILFRGEIKIQILFALLYMVSVVRVGISLQEAIENVAKSPEYGIVSYEFKAIIHDVNVGGYNFVEALERAKMRTKIPLMEKLYDQLLVAFNKGNVSLLLEKLYEDIVRQSLAKIDSSKFMISNLGNLVFGVGLILPFAGMIQSALGSQQGFPGIIDTVDLILTKIGPISTIIFTIFIKMKIE, from the coding sequence ATGGTAGAAATTTCTGTGGAAAACATAAAAAAATTTTTTAAGAAAATTTCAAAACGCATAGATGATTTTTTAATTAAAATAGGGCTAAAAAGGAAAAGAATAAGATTCCGTACTGCTTGGGAAGAATATCTCAGAAGAATGTCAAGTGGTGAAGAGGCACTTACATTTTACGAACCATTCATAGAAGATACCCCCATGGATGTCAGAGATATTGATGATTTATTTGGTGATGATTTAGGGATTTTTGAGAAATATTCAAAATCACTCTCATATTGGATAACCCACACGTCATTTTTACCATCAAAAAGAGATTTTCAATATATAGGTATAAGTGATGAGAAAAAATATTTCGCTAAGGTGTTATTAGCAAGTCTTGGAACATTCATTCTTTTGTTTTTATATGGGGCTATTTTGAACAATAATCCAATTTCAGGTATCTTAAATGGTTTCATCTTCGCTGGAGGTTTAATGATAGCCGGTATTTTCTACCCCAAATTAAAATTAATATTATTTAGAGGAGAAATAAAAATTCAAATATTATTTGCATTGTTGTATATGGTATCTGTTGTTAGGGTAGGAATATCACTTCAGGAAGCTATAGAAAACGTTGCAAAAAGTCCAGAATATGGAATAGTATCTTATGAATTCAAAGCAATAATTCATGACGTAAATGTTGGTGGATATAACTTTGTAGAGGCACTGGAAAGGGCAAAAATGAGAACTAAAATACCACTTATGGAAAAATTGTATGATCAGCTCTTAGTGGCTTTTAATAAAGGTAATGTTTCTCTATTGTTGGAGAAGTTGTATGAGGATATTGTTAGACAATCTTTGGCAAAAATAGATTCATCAAAATTTATGATATCAAATTTAGGAAATCTTGTTTTTGGTGTTGGGTTGATTTTACCATTTGCTGGTATGATACAGTCAGCACTTGGTAGTCAGCAAGGATTTCCCGGAATAATAGATACAGTTGATCTCATACTAACAAAAATAGGTCCAATCTCAACAATAATTTTCACGATATTTATTAAAATGAAGATTGAGTGA
- a CDS encoding type II secretion system F family protein → MSIINKIYIYFIKRNIRILRKIGKRVDERVFISLLLFVFAIPLVFSLFFNLTLKTAIILALVYLASALSIPTILYEIKIERFEQNLPKALYTMILALESGRSLTEAMEEVIKSGISEVDKVFARVMILMINQKMSFEDAMLVVASYLDSKVFRQLSRLLIENRKYGGDLANTLKILAKTLEDFQNLRRQLLSVTANGLAVGLVILCGVIPATAALIGGYLIIVSKIAPQMPSVTQDQIAKCVEIIQTGTGIFGLLFAIPLYGLKLGRMILMCAICMTMGIIAFYGTLKLTGMLFS, encoded by the coding sequence ATGTCAATCATAAACAAAATATATATTTATTTTATAAAACGGAACATTAGAATACTGCGAAAAATTGGAAAACGCGTTGATGAAAGGGTATTTATATCGTTATTATTGTTTGTATTTGCAATTCCATTAGTATTTAGTTTATTTTTTAATTTAACATTAAAAACAGCAATAATATTGGCATTAGTATATCTTGCATCCGCATTATCCATTCCAACAATCCTCTATGAAATAAAGATTGAAAGGTTTGAACAAAACTTACCAAAGGCTTTATATACAATGATTCTTGCCTTAGAGTCAGGAAGGTCATTAACTGAAGCTATGGAAGAGGTTATTAAAAGTGGTATTAGTGAGGTTGATAAGGTTTTTGCCAGAGTTATGATATTAATGATTAACCAAAAAATGAGTTTTGAAGATGCTATGCTGGTTGTTGCCAGTTATCTGGATTCAAAAGTATTCCGACAGCTTTCAAGATTATTAATAGAAAACAGAAAATATGGTGGGGATTTAGCAAACACACTAAAAATATTGGCTAAAACCTTAGAGGACTTTCAAAATTTAAGAAGGCAGTTGTTAAGTGTCACTGCAAATGGTCTTGCCGTGGGTTTAGTTATATTATGTGGGGTTATACCAGCAACGGCAGCCTTGATTGGGGGGTATTTAATAATCGTCTCAAAAATAGCTCCACAAATGCCATCAGTAACTCAGGATCAAATAGCAAAATGCGTTGAAATAATCCAAACTGGAACTGGAATATTTGGGTTATTATTTGCTATACCACTATATGGTCTTAAGTTGGGTAGGATGATTTTAATGTGTGCTATATGTATGACCATGGGTATTATAGCATTTTATGGCACGTTAAAACTTACAGGGATGTTATTCAGTTAA
- a CDS encoding TIGR00295 family protein yields the protein MDALSLLKELCDKNVVEHCIAVSNYAYEIALQIKNNGHPVDLELVRLGGLLHDIGRSKTHGIEHGIAGAEILRMHGFDERLALIAERHIGAGITKKEAIELGLPPKDYVPVTLEEKIVAHADNLVSGTKRVDIGFVVDKFRRKLGDNHPAIERILRLNDEINSLLK from the coding sequence ATGGATGCACTATCGCTTTTAAAGGAGTTATGTGATAAAAATGTTGTAGAACACTGCATCGCTGTTTCAAATTATGCTTATGAAATAGCCTTACAAATAAAAAACAATGGTCATCCAGTAGATTTAGAGTTAGTTAGGTTAGGTGGGCTGTTGCATGATATTGGGAGGAGCAAAACGCATGGTATAGAGCATGGGATTGCTGGGGCGGAAATTCTGAGAATGCATGGTTTTGATGAAAGATTGGCGTTAATAGCGGAGAGGCATATTGGTGCTGGAATAACAAAAAAAGAGGCTATTGAACTTGGTTTACCACCAAAAGATTACGTTCCAGTAACTTTGGAGGAGAAAATTGTGGCTCATGCAGATAACTTAGTAAGCGGGACTAAAAGAGTGGATATTGGTTTTGTCGTAGATAAATTTAGGAGAAAGTTGGGGGATAATCACCCTGCAATAGAAAGAATTTTAAGGTTAAATGATGAAATAAATTCATTGTTAAAATAA
- the tfe gene encoding transcription factor E produces MKLSKEEIYKMFDNPLVQEVLFDIFDGEEEGFEILDVLLELGEATDDEIARKLNLKLNLVRKLLYKIYEARLVDYRREKDEDTNWYTYTWKPTIEKLPYVVKKRVNHILDDLKKRLEFEENNMFFYCPECNLRFVFDEAMETGFRCPRCDGILQEFDNREIIKSLKEQIAFFENEIKTNPLFSR; encoded by the coding sequence ATGAAGCTAAGTAAAGAAGAGATTTACAAGATGTTTGACAACCCACTTGTTCAGGAAGTGTTGTTTGATATTTTTGATGGTGAGGAGGAAGGGTTTGAGATATTGGATGTACTTTTGGAGTTAGGTGAGGCTACAGATGATGAAATTGCAAGAAAGTTAAATTTAAAGCTAAATTTAGTTAGAAAACTTTTGTATAAAATATATGAGGCAAGGTTAGTGGATTATAGAAGAGAAAAAGATGAAGATACTAATTGGTACACATACACATGGAAACCAACAATTGAGAAACTGCCCTACGTTGTAAAAAAGAGAGTCAATCATATATTAGATGATTTGAAAAAGAGGTTGGAGTTTGAGGAGAACAATATGTTTTTCTACTGTCCAGAATGTAATTTGAGATTTGTCTTTGATGAGGCAATGGAAACTGGATTTAGATGCCCAAGGTGCGATGGGATATTGCAAGAGTTTGATAACAGGGAAATAATAAAATCATTAAAGGAACAAATTGCCTTCTTTGAAAATGAAATTAAAACAAATCCTTTATTTTCAAGATAA
- a CDS encoding ATP-grasp domain-containing protein, with protein MRLLVVGVNTRPVVNSAKRLGFEVYSVSYYNPVDLNADKKIYFIDDYNHGHFRENYSEDELLKAAEKFVDEVDGILITSGIFEDKNSKTPNWDVIGNPPKKIKRMSNKYNTIKRLENLGYNVPLTYLAKNYSQLERYLDELKIAILKPISGSGGIGVTKISFSTIENMGAKEALEELNINIEFPILVQEYINSESFSASFIDTNFITFNRQIIENNMYVGNITPYSLNGRIFNVSKAINDFREIIETFELKGMNGIDFMIKDNEVCIIEINPRILGTFETIEKSAGVNLVKHIIEGKSANVRERFIKRIVFAKEKIIAKIKKKPFVYDIPKYNAVIEKNEPIATVIAKTNINHCIDSIYKECVEYEAK; from the coding sequence ATGAGGTTGCTTGTTGTTGGTGTCAATACTCGCCCCGTAGTAAATTCTGCCAAGAGGTTGGGGTTTGAAGTTTATTCAGTATCTTATTATAACCCTGTGGATTTAAATGCCGACAAAAAGATATATTTTATAGATGACTATAACCATGGACATTTTAGGGAGAATTACAGTGAGGATGAATTGTTAAAAGCGGCAGAGAAATTTGTGGATGAGGTTGATGGTATTTTGATAACTTCTGGAATATTTGAGGATAAGAATTCAAAAACTCCCAATTGGGATGTTATTGGAAACCCACCAAAAAAGATTAAAAGGATGAGCAATAAATATAATACCATTAAAAGATTAGAAAACTTGGGCTACAACGTTCCTTTGACATACCTTGCTAAGAACTATTCTCAGCTGGAGAGGTATTTGGATGAATTAAAAATAGCGATTTTAAAGCCGATTTCTGGTAGTGGAGGTATTGGCGTCACAAAAATAAGCTTTTCCACAATTGAAAACATGGGTGCTAAAGAAGCTCTTGAAGAATTGAATATCAACATTGAATTCCCCATATTGGTTCAGGAATATATAAATTCTGAGAGTTTTAGTGCATCTTTCATAGACACTAATTTTATAACATTTAATAGGCAGATAATTGAGAACAATATGTATGTTGGAAATATAACTCCTTATTCACTAAATGGTAGGATATTTAACGTTAGTAAAGCCATAAATGATTTCAGGGAAATTATTGAAACTTTTGAACTAAAGGGTATGAATGGTATTGATTTTATGATTAAAGATAATGAAGTTTGTATAATTGAGATTAATCCAAGGATATTGGGAACCTTTGAAACTATTGAAAAATCTGCAGGAGTAAATTTAGTAAAGCATATAATTGAAGGAAAATCAGCGAACGTCAGGGAGAGGTTTATTAAGAGAATCGTGTTTGCAAAGGAAAAAATTATCGCAAAAATCAAAAAGAAACCATTTGTTTATGATATTCCAAAATATAATGCAGTGATAGAAAAAAATGAGCCAATAGCAACAGTAATTGCTAAAACTAACATTAACCACTGTATAGACAGTATTTACAAGGAGTGTGTTGAGTATGAAGCTAAGTAA
- the mptA gene encoding GTP cyclohydrolase MptA codes for MKCDIQATEPDIKVPLTRVGITNLKKLVKIKRKNKRPIILLPTFEVFVDLPSFQKGVHMSRNPEVIEEIIEDAVEKDVYEMETICEEIVKKLFEKHEYATRAEVFMVSDFVLEEKSPVSKKHSQEVCKIMAKACGFKDGNKIKIKKLVGAEVVGITACPCAQNLLKEKSIENLKKQGFSDEEIKKIMDSVVIATHNQRGIGTILIEVPEGYNVEILRIIDIIKKSMSGEVYELLKRSDEAYVVETAHRNPKFVEDCAREMIKRIVETFDYLPDEARVLVRQVNQESIHRHDAFAERCATLGELRKELDVK; via the coding sequence ATGAAATGTGATATCCAAGCAACAGAACCAGATATTAAGGTTCCTTTAACAAGGGTTGGGATAACAAATTTGAAAAAATTGGTAAAAATTAAGAGGAAAAATAAGAGGCCAATTATCTTATTACCAACGTTTGAAGTGTTTGTTGATTTGCCAAGTTTTCAAAAAGGAGTTCACATGTCAAGAAATCCTGAAGTTATAGAGGAGATTATAGAGGATGCAGTAGAGAAAGATGTGTATGAGATGGAGACGATTTGTGAGGAGATTGTTAAAAAGTTGTTTGAAAAGCATGAATATGCCACAAGGGCAGAGGTTTTTATGGTGAGTGATTTTGTTTTAGAGGAGAAAAGCCCAGTATCAAAAAAGCACTCCCAGGAAGTTTGTAAGATAATGGCAAAGGCATGTGGATTTAAAGATGGTAATAAAATAAAAATTAAAAAATTGGTTGGTGCTGAGGTCGTTGGAATAACTGCGTGCCCATGTGCTCAAAATTTACTAAAAGAAAAATCAATAGAAAATTTAAAAAAGCAGGGTTTTTCTGATGAGGAGATTAAAAAGATAATGGATTCTGTGGTTATAGCAACTCACAACCAAAGGGGCATTGGAACAATCTTAATTGAGGTTCCAGAAGGATATAATGTTGAAATATTGAGGATAATAGATATTATTAAAAAATCCATGAGTGGAGAAGTTTACGAGCTTTTAAAGAGAAGTGATGAAGCATATGTTGTTGAAACAGCCCATAGAAATCCCAAATTTGTAGAGGATTGTGCAAGGGAAATGATAAAGAGGATTGTTGAAACTTTTGATTACCTTCCAGATGAAGCAAGAGTTTTGGTTAGGCAGGTTAATCAAGAAAGCATACATAGACATGATGCATTTGCTGAAAGATGTGCTACTTTGGGAGAGTTAAGGAAGGAATTGGATGTTAAGTAA
- a CDS encoding ArsR family transcriptional regulator gives MLDPIDFIYNSASATKNAMHRLKLKTNPFSEKPIRGNTKFFVGRTSELREIADIFGAAQYGSVVNAAIVGTKGIGKSSLLNIIYYAAKKQGHWAVELTASQITPRQFLIQVLYNLIRDNLISIDGTICSEYIQHSQKIMEIYRKLVDYGDRTPVHYPRERIERDLDFLLNEVKEEDKLCIILVDEADQFAKKSCLSLLQFFHSFLYEDGILAFFAGSPTLMDDLTKISPAMRDRIPKIINMPPLSKEESYDLIRRRLEDAHIGNAKEFDPFTDAAIDKIVEECDGIPRKIIMTCSESISIALKKGVSKIDEDIVKMAMEVLGISVGHQILNHLTPAQSKIVRALAELGGSSTVTELAKYLGNSPGTIGTHLSDIYEMGYIYKERRGNNVYYTLSKELMDVLMNDND, from the coding sequence ATGTTGGACCCTATTGACTTTATATACAACTCAGCATCAGCAACAAAAAACGCCATGCACAGGCTAAAATTGAAAACAAACCCATTTTCAGAGAAGCCTATAAGGGGAAACACCAAATTTTTTGTTGGGAGAACATCAGAGTTGAGAGAAATAGCTGATATTTTTGGAGCTGCGCAGTATGGAAGTGTTGTCAACGCTGCTATTGTTGGGACAAAGGGGATTGGTAAAAGTTCTCTTCTCAACATAATATATTACGCTGCAAAAAAACAGGGACATTGGGCTGTTGAGTTAACGGCATCTCAAATAACACCAAGGCAATTTTTGATACAAGTACTTTACAACCTAATAAGGGATAACCTCATCTCAATAGATGGAACAATATGCAGTGAGTATATACAACACTCCCAGAAAATCATGGAAATTTATAGGAAACTTGTTGATTATGGTGACAGAACACCAGTCCATTATCCAAGGGAGAGAATTGAGAGAGATCTTGATTTTTTATTGAATGAGGTTAAAGAAGAGGACAAACTTTGTATAATTTTAGTTGATGAGGCGGATCAATTTGCCAAAAAAAGTTGTTTAAGCTTGTTACAGTTTTTCCACTCATTCCTATATGAAGATGGAATTTTGGCATTCTTTGCAGGTTCCCCAACACTTATGGATGACTTAACAAAAATCTCCCCAGCAATGAGGGATAGGATACCAAAAATTATTAACATGCCTCCATTGTCAAAAGAGGAATCTTATGATTTGATTAGGAGGAGGTTGGAGGACGCACATATAGGAAACGCAAAGGAATTTGATCCATTTACTGATGCGGCAATAGATAAGATTGTTGAAGAATGTGATGGGATTCCAAGAAAGATAATAATGACTTGCTCAGAATCAATTTCAATAGCATTAAAAAAAGGAGTTAGTAAGATTGATGAAGATATAGTTAAGATGGCTATGGAGGTTTTAGGAATTAGTGTTGGTCATCAAATATTAAACCACTTAACGCCTGCCCAATCAAAAATTGTTAGGGCTCTTGCAGAATTGGGAGGAAGTTCAACAGTAACAGAATTGGCAAAATATTTAGGAAACTCCCCGGGAACTATAGGAACGCATTTATCAGATATTTATGAAATGGGATATATTTATAAAGAAAGAAGGGGAAATAATGTTTACTATACACTGTCAAAAGAGTTGATGGATGTGTTAATGAATGATAATGATTAG
- a CDS encoding MarR family winged helix-turn-helix transcriptional regulator produces the protein MEYLPKEIISTPFRKAILHYVLIRGTTYPQQVSENLRISKGLPSQFLRLCTALGVTKRERNGHKVLYSLTTKGIAILKRLCPEIFDLSFSSIFENLSKMKFNTKYYPVEKIGFEVKKIVDNFGGVTFVFYDADGEEISRVFKPKKGSWWCISCQSSNCKHINYLKKYYDKTN, from the coding sequence ATGGAATACCTACCAAAAGAGATTATTTCCACTCCATTCAGGAAGGCAATTTTGCACTATGTGTTAATACGTGGCACAACTTATCCACAACAGGTATCCGAAAACCTTCGAATTTCCAAAGGGTTACCTTCTCAGTTTTTAAGGCTATGTACGGCATTAGGAGTTACAAAACGTGAAAGAAATGGACATAAAGTTCTCTATTCATTGACAACTAAAGGCATAGCCATTTTAAAGCGATTATGTCCAGAAATCTTTGACTTGAGTTTTTCGAGTATTTTCGAAAACCTTTCGAAAATGAAATTCAACACCAAGTATTACCCAGTCGAAAAAATAGGTTTTGAAGTCAAAAAAATTGTAGATAATTTTGGTGGAGTCACATTTGTATTCTACGATGCTGATGGAGAAGAAATTTCAAGAGTGTTCAAGCCGAAAAAAGGTAGTTGGTGGTGTATTTCATGCCAATCGTCAAATTGTAAGCATATTAACTATCTGAAGAAATATTACGACAAAACAAATTAG